From [Clostridium] symbiosum, a single genomic window includes:
- a CDS encoding late competence development ComFB family protein, with the protein MAKSRTEIDKDMMYRKIMPTSAKNNRSAGADEHSIPVPGGGDPARTRPAAGLQLPESQDMVLINLMEDLVISRLESTLMRFNCCKCNKCKKDIAAIALNKLTPRYVVMKQNDDTKKAKAEEEFGSTVTGALVQAIMLVKKEPRH; encoded by the coding sequence ATGGCAAAAAGCAGAACTGAAATCGATAAAGATATGATGTATAGGAAAATTATGCCTACTTCAGCAAAGAACAACCGCAGCGCCGGTGCAGATGAACACAGTATACCGGTACCGGGCGGCGGCGACCCGGCGCGCACGCGTCCTGCTGCCGGCCTGCAGCTTCCCGAATCCCAGGACATGGTTCTAATTAATCTTATGGAAGACCTGGTTATCTCCCGCCTGGAAAGTACGCTGATGCGTTTTAACTGCTGTAAGTGCAACAAATGTAAGAAGGATATTGCTGCTATCGCCCTGAATAAGCTGACTCCTCGGTATGTGGTGATGAAACAGAATGACGACACAAAGAAGGCTAAAGCCGAAGAGGAATTCGGATCTACCGTAACCGGTGCGCTTGTACAGGCGATTATGCTTGTAAAAAAAGAACCGAGGCATTAA
- a CDS encoding DUF6470 family protein — protein MMNVLKITSTPIKLSMTSQRARLEAQLPSPHVNMEQTPGSIQMHSRNIKVNIDTYEQRQSLGRRTNQDFLAYQADKGKAAAQDATARYVQVGNQMAQIQKGANIPDIICMQMSSQMQPRTDLEAMPLPPPDISWTPGSLEMKYTPSSIEFEADIKNAKTNYVPGELAINVEQYPKVEIEYMGDPMYVPPSAAPGYEAER, from the coding sequence ATGATGAACGTGTTAAAAATAACGTCAACTCCGATTAAATTGTCGATGACGTCCCAGAGAGCGAGACTGGAAGCGCAGCTGCCGTCGCCGCACGTAAATATGGAACAGACACCGGGAAGTATACAGATGCATTCTCGGAATATCAAAGTAAATATCGATACGTATGAGCAGCGTCAGAGTCTGGGGCGCAGGACGAATCAGGATTTTCTGGCCTACCAGGCAGATAAGGGTAAAGCGGCGGCGCAGGATGCCACGGCCCGTTATGTACAGGTTGGAAATCAAATGGCCCAGATACAGAAAGGGGCAAATATACCGGATATTATCTGTATGCAGATGTCGTCACAGATGCAGCCCCGTACCGATTTGGAAGCAATGCCGCTTCCGCCGCCGGACATAAGCTGGACACCGGGAAGTCTGGAAATGAAATACACTCCGTCCAGCATTGAGTTTGAGGCGGATATAAAAAATGCAAAGACAAATTATGTACCGGGAGAGCTGGCGATCAATGTGGAGCAGTATCCAAAGGTGGAGATCGAGTATATGGGAGATCCTATGTATGTTCCGCCGAGCGCCGCGCCTGGTTATGAGGCGGAACGCTAG
- a CDS encoding flagellar assembly protein FliW translates to MNIETRDFGIVEIKDNNIITFKQPIYGFEEYTQYVLVTDSNMGNGICWLQSIEQKSVCFILMNPLQVCRDYAPVVMQDVLLTLQASPKDDLDCWVIAVIGETFRQSTVNMKSPVIINHKTNLAMQVILDQDYPIRKPVFGPESEESVC, encoded by the coding sequence ATGAACATAGAGACGCGGGATTTTGGAATCGTTGAGATTAAGGACAATAATATTATTACATTTAAGCAGCCGATCTATGGCTTTGAGGAGTATACCCAGTACGTTTTGGTCACAGATTCCAATATGGGAAACGGGATCTGCTGGCTCCAGTCGATTGAACAGAAGTCAGTCTGCTTTATCCTTATGAATCCACTTCAGGTATGCAGGGACTATGCCCCGGTTGTCATGCAGGATGTGCTGCTCACGCTGCAGGCGTCTCCAAAGGATGATTTGGACTGCTGGGTGATTGCCGTAATTGGAGAGACATTCCGTCAGTCGACAGTCAATATGAAAAGTCCAGTTATCATCAACCACAAGACGAACCTTGCCATGCAGGTAATATTGGACCAGGATTACCCGATTCGCAAGCCAGTATTCGGTCCGGAGAGTGAGGAGTCGGTATGCTGA
- the csrA gene encoding carbon storage regulator CsrA, translated as MLILTRKKGESIKIGDEIEIFITEVKGDKVRIGISAPENMKITRTEIYLTVENNKEAADKVDLLKVFQLTRNLYASNQEEGNTEEPDGD; from the coding sequence ATGCTGATCTTAACAAGAAAAAAGGGTGAGTCTATTAAAATAGGGGATGAAATAGAGATCTTTATCACGGAAGTCAAGGGTGATAAGGTGCGTATCGGAATCAGCGCTCCGGAAAATATGAAGATTACAAGGACGGAGATTTACCTCACAGTGGAAAACAATAAGGAGGCTGCGGATAAGGTAGATCTGCTGAAAGTATTCCAGCTCACCCGGAACCTCTACGCCTCCAACCAGGAGGAGGGGAACACGGAGGAACCAGATGGAGATTGA
- a CDS encoding flagellin, whose amino-acid sequence MRIQHNIMALNSQRQLGINNNNISKSLEKLSSGYKINRAGDDAAGLAISEKMRAQIKGLETATDNANDAISLIQTAEGGLQEVHSMLNRMTELATKASNGTYDDPVDRLAIQDEFNALNDEIDRIADSTNFNGIKLLDGSLNNASSIDVGVGTTGTNLHASVGAGAAGKTITITNDVAKEGGTILVDLTGGNVSVKLGSKTNASSYTAKDIEDAIKNAVQKGIDDGSLSGAVAEGLSSIKLEGQTINFTADAANQTGTAATFGAAQVDANGNAIHSLTLQIGDTNDGFNQLNLAITNMKAANLGVRGVTVDSLANAQGAMATIKTAINTVSTQRGQLGALQNRLEHTINNLGVTTENITAAESRIRDVDMAKEMMTFTKNSVLQQSAQAMLAQANQQPQSVLQLLQ is encoded by the coding sequence ATGAGGATTCAGCACAACATTATGGCACTCAACTCCCAGAGACAGCTGGGTATCAACAACAACAATATTTCCAAATCTCTTGAGAAGTTATCTTCCGGTTACAAGATTAACCGCGCCGGCGATGATGCAGCAGGTCTTGCAATCTCCGAGAAGATGAGAGCTCAGATCAAAGGTCTGGAAACAGCAACCGATAATGCAAATGATGCAATCTCTCTGATTCAGACAGCAGAGGGCGGCTTACAGGAAGTTCATTCTATGTTAAACCGTATGACCGAGCTGGCTACAAAGGCATCTAATGGAACGTATGATGACCCGGTAGACCGTCTGGCAATCCAGGATGAGTTCAATGCATTAAACGATGAGATTGACCGTATTGCAGACAGTACAAATTTCAATGGTATTAAGCTTCTGGATGGAAGTCTGAATAATGCAAGCTCAATTGACGTAGGAGTCGGAACAACCGGAACGAATCTTCATGCAAGTGTCGGCGCAGGTGCGGCAGGAAAGACGATTACAATCACAAATGATGTTGCTAAAGAGGGAGGAACTATTTTGGTTGATCTCACGGGCGGCAATGTCTCTGTCAAACTCGGTTCCAAGACAAACGCATCCTCCTACACGGCAAAGGATATCGAGGACGCTATTAAGAATGCGGTACAAAAGGGGATTGACGACGGTTCCCTGAGCGGAGCTGTGGCTGAAGGCTTATCATCTATTAAGCTGGAAGGCCAGACAATCAATTTCACTGCCGATGCTGCTAACCAAACAGGTACGGCTGCCACATTTGGAGCAGCTCAGGTAGATGCAAACGGTAATGCAATCCATAGCCTTACACTTCAGATTGGTGATACCAATGATGGATTTAACCAGTTGAACTTAGCTATAACAAACATGAAAGCAGCTAATTTAGGCGTACGCGGCGTAACAGTTGATTCCCTTGCCAATGCACAGGGTGCAATGGCTACAATCAAGACAGCCATCAACACCGTATCCACACAGCGCGGACAGTTAGGCGCTCTGCAGAACCGTCTGGAGCATACAATCAACAACCTCGGTGTAACAACAGAGAATATCACTGCAGCAGAATCCCGTATCAGAGACGTAGATATGGCGAAAGAAATGATGACATTTACGAAGAACAGCGTTCTTCAGCAGTCTGCACAGGCAATGCTTGCACAGGCAAATCAGCAGCCGCAGTCAGTTCTTCAGCTGCTTCAGTAA
- a CDS encoding FgL, flagellar protein: MRITDNMLLANYNTNLQRNISNLAASNMRLASERSFNHVSEDTSSAARAFVIRDQLARTEEHIRTIDNASGELTSAEGNIMVIQSIATSAYETATSAGGPKEQKDFEILAEQINGQKNEMLQTMNATYANKYLFSGSGSEAPFSVSADGKLLFNGTPVDTATSAGDFKNNEDVYLDIGFGINGQTGTGAKTGIKISTSGVDVLGYGTDGDGNPNNVYSLMDKLENQLRAGDKDGAIATAELLKDKASSISNSITEIGTREKLLERTKDRLETNQINLKESQQSLEGVKLEQEATENKNYEMAWMVTLQLGSNIIPASIFDFMK, from the coding sequence ATGAGAATCACGGATAATATGCTGCTGGCGAATTATAATACGAACCTGCAGCGCAATATAAGTAATCTGGCCGCTTCAAATATGCGTCTGGCATCGGAGCGTTCATTCAACCATGTTTCTGAGGACACCTCCTCGGCGGCGCGCGCATTTGTCATCCGCGATCAGCTTGCGAGGACGGAGGAACATATCAGGACTATTGATAATGCATCAGGGGAACTGACGTCTGCGGAAGGCAACATTATGGTGATTCAGTCCATTGCGACTTCTGCATATGAGACTGCGACCAGTGCAGGAGGACCAAAGGAACAGAAGGATTTTGAGATTCTTGCAGAGCAAATCAATGGGCAGAAAAACGAGATGCTCCAGACTATGAATGCGACTTATGCAAATAAGTATCTGTTTTCTGGATCCGGCAGTGAGGCTCCTTTTTCAGTTTCGGCGGATGGAAAACTTCTGTTTAACGGAACGCCTGTAGACACGGCAACATCTGCAGGCGACTTTAAAAACAACGAGGATGTCTATCTGGATATTGGATTTGGAATCAACGGCCAGACTGGTACGGGAGCCAAAACGGGAATCAAGATTTCGACCTCCGGTGTGGATGTACTCGGATATGGTACAGACGGGGACGGAAACCCCAATAATGTCTACAGCCTCATGGATAAGCTGGAAAATCAGCTCAGGGCCGGTGATAAGGACGGCGCTATCGCCACAGCGGAACTGTTAAAGGATAAGGCGTCAAGTATTTCAAACTCGATTACAGAGATTGGAACAAGAGAAAAACTGCTTGAGAGGACGAAGGACCGTCTTGAGACGAATCAGATTAACCTGAAGGAGAGTCAGCAGAGCCTGGAGGGCGTAAAGCTTGAACAGGAGGCTACCGAAAATAAAAATTATGAAATGGCATGGATGGTTACCTTACAGCTTGGCAGTAATATCATACCGGCGTCAATTTTTGATTTTATGAAATAA
- a CDS encoding ParA family protein: MAKTIVLSNQKGGVGKTTSVNALAVGLKSRNYKVLAVDLDPQGNLTFSLGADADSSATIYDVLKGELKPRYAVQKAPLTDTIASNILLSSIELEFTGAEREYLLKNALAPLQSLYDYILIDSPPALGILTVNAFTAADYVLVPMLSDIFSLQGITQLAETIERVKNYCNPAINVLGIFLTKHNPRTNFSREVMGTVGMIAEDLGIPFLDTYIRESVALREAQSLQQSILQYAPKSNAVKDYENLIDELIRRGL, translated from the coding sequence ATGGCAAAGACCATCGTCCTTTCCAACCAAAAAGGCGGCGTTGGAAAAACTACGTCTGTTAACGCACTGGCCGTTGGATTAAAATCCCGTAATTATAAAGTTCTGGCCGTTGATCTGGATCCGCAGGGCAATCTTACCTTCAGCCTGGGAGCTGATGCGGACAGCAGCGCAACCATCTATGACGTACTGAAAGGGGAGCTGAAACCGCGATATGCCGTGCAGAAGGCCCCATTGACCGATACGATAGCATCAAACATCCTTCTCAGCAGCATTGAACTTGAATTCACTGGAGCTGAAAGAGAATATCTGTTAAAAAATGCCCTGGCGCCGCTTCAGTCTCTGTATGATTATATCCTCATCGACTCACCGCCTGCACTCGGTATCCTGACCGTTAACGCCTTTACGGCAGCCGACTATGTCCTGGTTCCCATGCTGTCCGATATTTTCAGCCTGCAGGGAATTACGCAGCTCGCAGAAACCATTGAGCGTGTAAAAAACTACTGCAATCCTGCCATTAATGTTCTGGGGATTTTTCTCACCAAACATAATCCCAGGACCAACTTCAGCCGTGAAGTGATGGGGACGGTGGGCATGATTGCGGAAGATCTGGGGATCCCGTTTCTGGATACCTACATAAGAGAGAGTGTTGCCCTCCGGGAAGCACAGTCACTGCAGCAGTCAATTCTTCAGTATGCTCCAAAAAGCAATGCTGTAAAAGACTATGAAAACCTGATTGATGAGCTGATAAGGAGGGGGTTATAG
- the flgN gene encoding flagellar export chaperone FlgN — MKELIEFLKEYTAFFEQLEEKQQEKLENLSTKELKQIEETIVIQQASDKQMENMEKRRQELMDSLGLAGCTFKDLLERTDGEDRKQLVNLYSRLTEAVDNVKFINQKAVKLAQTELLRMGVKTSGLSGVGSGVYKPDAVSRRNMFEKKI, encoded by the coding sequence GTGAAGGAACTGATTGAATTTTTGAAAGAATACACCGCATTTTTTGAGCAGTTGGAGGAAAAACAGCAGGAGAAGCTGGAGAATCTCTCCACAAAGGAATTAAAACAAATAGAGGAGACCATAGTTATCCAGCAGGCTTCAGATAAGCAGATGGAAAATATGGAGAAGAGACGGCAGGAACTGATGGACTCGCTGGGACTCGCCGGATGCACATTTAAAGATCTGTTGGAACGCACGGATGGTGAGGACCGGAAACAGCTTGTCAATCTATACAGCCGACTTACGGAAGCGGTGGATAATGTCAAATTCATCAATCAAAAAGCGGTAAAGCTGGCCCAGACGGAGCTTCTACGAATGGGAGTTAAAACATCCGGACTATCGGGTGTAGGAAGCGGCGTTTATAAACCGGATGCCGTTTCCAGACGGAACATGTTTGAAAAGAAGATATAG
- the flgK gene encoding flagellar hook-associated protein FlgK gives MRPTFMGLETTKRGLMVQQKALDIIANNVSNVKTKGYTRQRLDTVTVQVYGSDRFAGSSIPLAGQGVDMKGVAQIRDSFLDSKFRQEYGDVGYYDQSAVILDEIQAAISDPEVDGSGIQNALKMISQALSDFSGNPQDETHANIVMNSFMGLTQVLNEYDTKLKGIRESQIYDLSVSVNDINTKLAQLTDLNKTITHEIFLNTDYDGVVYGPNDLLDQRNVILDELARYGDVKVSNKSDGSIQVKFNGQVVVESEGGNFWNDSIKLADDGVSMKWNRDNRTVALPTGSLRSYNEALTGDNSLNKGIPYYQHKLDTMASKLAEVFNRIIPETYQTADPKIPDTYKKLLQGDEDGNVTAGNISISDVWANDASYLLEKNNPSGQMATDNILSMKKLLDDDLQMGEFNGSFYEYVTHVTTTLGTQISTNDARLKSCVATANSVDTDRMSQSGVSLNEEGVNMMSYNKAYQALGRLMTTMDEQLDILINSVGLVGR, from the coding sequence TTGAGACCGACATTTATGGGGTTGGAGACAACTAAACGTGGGCTGATGGTACAGCAGAAAGCCCTCGATATTATTGCAAACAATGTGTCTAACGTTAAGACAAAGGGATATACAAGGCAGCGGCTCGATACCGTAACGGTTCAGGTATATGGAAGTGACCGCTTTGCAGGCAGTTCAATTCCTCTGGCCGGACAGGGTGTGGATATGAAAGGCGTGGCCCAGATAAGAGACTCATTTCTGGACAGTAAATTCCGTCAGGAATATGGCGATGTAGGATACTATGACCAGAGTGCGGTTATTCTCGATGAAATACAGGCGGCAATCAGTGATCCGGAAGTGGACGGCAGCGGAATCCAGAATGCTTTAAAGATGATATCACAGGCGCTCTCTGATTTCAGCGGCAATCCTCAGGATGAAACCCACGCCAATATTGTAATGAATTCCTTCATGGGTCTGACCCAGGTTTTGAATGAGTACGATACGAAACTGAAGGGAATCAGGGAGAGCCAGATTTACGATCTCAGCGTTTCAGTCAATGATATTAATACAAAGCTGGCCCAGCTCACCGATTTGAACAAGACGATTACGCACGAAATCTTTTTAAATACTGATTATGACGGTGTGGTATACGGACCGAATGATCTTCTGGATCAGAGAAACGTTATTCTAGATGAGCTTGCCAGGTACGGCGACGTCAAAGTTTCTAACAAAAGCGACGGCAGTATCCAGGTCAAATTTAACGGTCAGGTCGTTGTGGAATCTGAAGGCGGAAATTTCTGGAATGACTCAATCAAGCTGGCGGATGACGGAGTGAGCATGAAGTGGAATAGGGATAACCGGACGGTGGCTCTTCCCACCGGTTCCCTGCGCAGTTACAATGAAGCTCTTACCGGTGACAACAGTTTAAATAAGGGAATTCCCTATTACCAGCATAAGCTGGATACAATGGCATCCAAACTGGCAGAGGTATTTAACCGGATTATTCCGGAGACCTACCAGACGGCGGACCCGAAGATCCCCGATACATATAAGAAACTTTTACAGGGGGACGAGGATGGCAACGTGACGGCGGGAAATATTTCTATCAGCGACGTCTGGGCGAATGACGCCTCTTATCTGCTTGAGAAAAACAATCCGAGCGGCCAGATGGCGACCGACAATATATTAAGCATGAAAAAGCTTCTTGACGATGATCTTCAGATGGGAGAATTTAACGGAAGTTTTTACGAATACGTGACACATGTAACGACGACTTTGGGCACTCAGATCAGTACGAACGATGCCAGGCTGAAATCGTGTGTAGCAACTGCCAACAGTGTGGATACGGACCGGATGTCTCAGTCGGGAGTATCCCTGAATGAGGAAGGCGTCAACATGATGTCATATAATAAGGCTTATCAGGCGCTGGGTAGGCTCATGACTACGATGGACGAACAATTGGATATTCTTATCAACAGCGTAGGACTGGTAGGAAGATAA
- a CDS encoding flagellar biosynthesis anti-sigma factor FlgM, which yields MDVKVTRNMAVYQSAVAAGKSTDKNVSIPSAADGRVRNDEIRISSDAMKKQEAAKISSTLSQSIKEGASPERIAKLKGQIQDGSYQVSAEVIAKRLMSGFQNSL from the coding sequence ATGGATGTAAAAGTGACGAGAAATATGGCAGTATACCAGAGCGCGGTGGCGGCTGGCAAAAGCACGGATAAAAATGTATCCATTCCGTCAGCTGCGGATGGCAGAGTGCGGAATGACGAGATACGAATCAGCAGCGACGCGATGAAAAAGCAGGAGGCTGCAAAAATCTCTTCAACACTTTCCCAATCAATAAAAGAAGGAGCGTCTCCGGAACGGATTGCAAAGCTGAAGGGACAGATACAGGACGGAAGTTATCAGGTATCGGCAGAAGTAATTGCCAAACGCCTGATGTCAGGATTCCAGAATTCATTATAA